In Bacteroidales bacterium, one genomic interval encodes:
- a CDS encoding dipeptidase: MEHVKKYIDEHKDRFLEELFELIRIPSISSIQEHKNDMIRAAEQWRISILAAGADRAEVMPSDGNPVVYGEKMIDPSKPTVLVYGHYDVMPVDPIELWKTDPFKPEVRDGKIFARGADDDKGQAFMHAKAFELMVKTNTLPCNVKFMIEGEEEIGSPNLGKFCELHKEMLKADIILVSDTGMIAQDIPSITTGLRGLAYMEVEVTGPNRDLHSGLYGGAVANPINVLARMIAQLQDENFRITVPGFYDDVLEVSMEEREMMAKAPFNLNEYKKAIDIAEIEGETGFATSERTGIRPSVDVNGIWGGYTGEGAKTVIPSKAYAKISMRLVPHQDHKKIAGLFTRYFESIAPKSVKVKVTELHGGYPYVSPTDMKAYLAADKAYTTTFGKRPVPVRSGGSIPIISTFEKILGIKSILMGFGLESDAIHSPNENYPLFNFYKGIETIPYFYKYYTEMMEE; encoded by the coding sequence ATGGAACACGTAAAGAAGTATATTGACGAGCACAAGGATCGCTTTCTCGAAGAATTGTTTGAATTAATCAGAATCCCATCAATCAGCTCAATTCAGGAGCACAAGAATGACATGATCAGGGCTGCCGAGCAATGGAGAATATCCATACTGGCTGCCGGCGCCGATCGGGCCGAAGTAATGCCCAGTGATGGCAACCCGGTGGTTTACGGCGAAAAAATGATAGATCCTTCCAAACCCACAGTGCTGGTCTATGGCCACTATGATGTGATGCCCGTTGATCCGATAGAGCTGTGGAAAACCGATCCATTTAAACCGGAAGTCAGGGATGGAAAAATCTTTGCCCGTGGCGCCGATGACGACAAAGGACAGGCTTTTATGCATGCCAAGGCATTTGAGTTGATGGTAAAAACCAATACTTTACCCTGTAACGTGAAATTCATGATAGAAGGGGAAGAAGAAATCGGTTCGCCCAACCTCGGGAAATTTTGTGAACTGCATAAAGAGATGCTTAAAGCCGACATCATCCTGGTTTCCGATACCGGAATGATTGCGCAGGATATCCCTTCAATTACCACAGGGTTGCGTGGTTTGGCTTACATGGAAGTGGAAGTGACCGGCCCCAACCGCGATCTGCATTCCGGCCTGTATGGAGGTGCTGTAGCCAACCCGATCAATGTGCTGGCAAGAATGATTGCACAATTGCAGGATGAAAATTTCAGGATCACCGTCCCCGGCTTTTATGATGATGTGCTCGAAGTTTCGATGGAAGAAAGAGAAATGATGGCCAAAGCGCCATTTAACCTCAACGAATACAAAAAAGCGATCGACATTGCTGAGATAGAAGGCGAAACCGGTTTTGCCACCAGCGAGCGCACTGGCATCAGGCCATCTGTTGATGTGAATGGCATCTGGGGTGGTTACACCGGCGAAGGAGCCAAAACCGTCATCCCATCGAAAGCATATGCAAAAATTTCGATGCGACTGGTTCCTCATCAGGATCACAAAAAGATCGCCGGGCTGTTCACAAGGTATTTCGAAAGTATTGCTCCAAAGTCAGTAAAGGTTAAAGTAACCGAGCTGCATGGCGGATATCCCTACGTTTCACCAACCGACATGAAAGCCTATCTGGCTGCAGATAAAGCTTATACCACCACCTTTGGTAAAAGACCGGTTCCGGTACGCAGCGGTGGAAGTATCCCAATCATTTCGACATTTGAAAAAATTCTTGGAATAAAATCCATCCTCATGGGCTTTGGCCTTGAGTCTGATGCCATCCACTCACCCAACGAGAACTATCCGTTGTTCAACTTCTACAAAGGGATCGAAACCATTCCTTACTTTTATAAATATTATACCGAAATGATGGAAGAATAG
- a CDS encoding aminoacyl-tRNA hydrolase produces MKYLIAGLGNIGDDYANTRHNIGFLVLDALAQEMKSTFSIQRHAYHSEARIKGRQLVMIKPTTYMNLSGKAVKYWLEKENVPVENLLVVLDDIDLETGVLRLRPKGSGGTHNGLNHIIETLGHSDFARLRVGIGKDFAKGFQVDYVLGKWTKAEEKIMIEKIPLAIEMMKSFVLAGTQLTMNQYNNR; encoded by the coding sequence ATGAAATATCTGATTGCCGGACTTGGCAATATCGGTGATGATTATGCCAACACCCGTCATAACATAGGTTTCCTGGTACTTGATGCGTTGGCACAGGAGATGAAAAGCACTTTTTCCATTCAGCGTCATGCCTACCATTCTGAGGCGCGAATAAAAGGTCGCCAGCTCGTAATGATCAAACCAACCACTTACATGAACCTAAGCGGCAAAGCAGTGAAATACTGGCTTGAGAAAGAAAATGTCCCGGTTGAAAATTTGCTGGTGGTTTTAGATGATATCGACCTTGAGACCGGTGTGCTTAGGCTGCGTCCTAAAGGAAGCGGAGGGACACACAACGGATTAAATCACATTATCGAAACACTCGGACATAGCGATTTTGCGAGGCTTAGAGTTGGCATTGGCAAAGACTTTGCCAAAGGCTTTCAGGTTGATTATGTATTGGGAAAATGGACAAAGGCTGAGGAAAAGATCATGATTGAGAAAATCCCACTTGCCATCGAAATGATGAAGAGTTTTGTGCTTGCCGGGACACAATTAACCATGAACCAATACAATAACCGTTAA
- a CDS encoding bifunctional methionine sulfoxide reductase B/A protein, with amino-acid sequence MKYKQLTPEEQRVILNKGTERPFTGKYDKFSEKGTYTCKQCGNALYKSEAKFDSGCGWPSFDDEIKGAVKRVPDADGIRTEIVCTNCNAHLGHVFKGERFTPKNTRHCVNSISMEFIPDIQETKTARAIFASGCFWGVEYYFNKANGVIETTVGYTGGKVKNPTYEQVCTGKTGHAEAVEVIFDPALTDYETLARLFFETHDFTQIGGQGPDIGDQYRSVIYYLDEQQKEIAEKLIKILEGKNYKVATKLEQASIFYRAEDYHQDYYLKTGGNPYCHIKRQVF; translated from the coding sequence ATGAAATACAAGCAACTGACTCCCGAAGAACAACGCGTGATCTTAAACAAAGGGACTGAAAGACCATTCACCGGTAAATACGACAAGTTCAGCGAAAAAGGCACTTACACCTGCAAACAGTGCGGAAATGCATTGTACAAATCTGAGGCAAAATTCGATTCAGGTTGTGGCTGGCCAAGTTTTGATGATGAAATAAAAGGGGCTGTGAAACGCGTTCCTGACGCTGACGGAATACGCACCGAAATCGTATGTACAAATTGTAACGCCCATCTTGGCCATGTTTTTAAAGGCGAACGTTTTACACCTAAGAATACCCGCCATTGTGTCAATTCCATTTCGATGGAATTTATTCCTGATATCCAGGAAACAAAAACAGCAAGAGCGATCTTTGCTTCAGGGTGTTTTTGGGGCGTTGAATATTATTTTAATAAGGCCAATGGTGTGATCGAAACAACCGTGGGATACACAGGTGGTAAAGTAAAAAACCCAACCTATGAGCAGGTTTGTACAGGTAAAACAGGCCATGCCGAAGCCGTTGAAGTGATCTTTGATCCGGCGCTGACAGATTACGAAACCCTTGCCAGACTCTTCTTCGAAACCCATGATTTTACCCAGATCGGCGGACAGGGACCAGACATTGGGGATCAGTACAGGTCGGTGATCTATTACCTTGACGAGCAGCAAAAGGAAATTGCCGAAAAACTAATTAAAATTCTGGAGGGTAAAAATTACAAAGTGGCAACCAAACTTGAGCAGGCATCCATATTCTACCGTGCTGAGGATTATCACCAGGACTATTATTTAAAAACCGGAGGGAACCCTTACTGCCACATAAAAAGACAGGTTTTTTAA
- a CDS encoding ribose-phosphate pyrophosphokinase → MASNVNIFSGGSSQYLAEKIAKSFGKELGKVTVSHFMDGEYQPCFEETIRGNDVFLIQSTNPPADNIFELLLLIDAAKRASAKRVVALIPYFGFARQDRKDKPRVSIGAKLMTNLLVAAGIDRIITMDLHSDQIQGFVDIPVDHMYASSIFVPHLKNMNLPNLTMASPDTGGTKRAAAYAKFLDTDLVICFKHRKVANEVDSIRIIGDVKDRDIVLVDDIIDTAGTITKAADLMMDMGASSVRAACTHPVFSGDAFERIEKSALTEVLVTDTLPREPKGKISVLSTAGIFADVIKRVHKNKSISTHFDFLTML, encoded by the coding sequence ATGGCATCAAATGTCAATATTTTCTCCGGCGGCAGTTCGCAATACCTGGCTGAAAAAATTGCAAAAAGCTTTGGAAAAGAATTAGGTAAGGTGACCGTTAGTCATTTTATGGATGGTGAGTACCAACCTTGTTTTGAGGAGACAATAAGGGGTAATGACGTTTTTTTGATTCAATCCACCAATCCTCCGGCAGATAACATTTTTGAACTTTTATTATTGATCGATGCTGCCAAGCGGGCTTCAGCCAAGCGGGTTGTGGCGTTGATACCTTATTTTGGCTTTGCCCGTCAGGATCGTAAAGATAAACCGCGGGTGAGTATTGGGGCTAAACTGATGACAAATCTGTTGGTGGCAGCAGGTATTGACCGCATTATTACGATGGATCTTCACTCTGACCAGATTCAGGGTTTTGTGGATATCCCGGTAGATCACATGTATGCCTCCTCAATTTTCGTCCCACATCTCAAAAACATGAACCTGCCTAACCTTACCATGGCCTCGCCTGATACCGGCGGGACCAAAAGAGCAGCAGCCTATGCCAAATTCCTCGACACCGACCTCGTGATCTGCTTCAAACACAGGAAAGTAGCAAACGAGGTGGACTCAATCAGGATTATTGGTGATGTAAAAGACAGGGACATAGTGCTGGTAGATGATATTATTGATACTGCAGGTACAATTACAAAAGCTGCCGATCTGATGATGGATATGGGCGCTTCAAGCGTCAGGGCTGCCTGCACGCATCCGGTCTTCTCCGGTGATGCTTTTGAGCGGATCGAGAAGTCGGCGCTCACAGAAGTATTGGTCACCGACACCCTGCCAAGAGAACCAAAAGGGAAAATCTCTGTTTTATCCACTGCCGGTATTTTCGCCGACGTGATCAAGCGTGTGCATAAAAACAAATCGATCAGCACACATTTTGATTTTTTGACAATGCTTTAA
- a CDS encoding 50S ribosomal protein L25/general stress protein Ctc, producing MKTVSMSGSLRENVGKKDAKKHRREGNVPCVLYGGEEQFHFAMPERSFKDIIFTPNSFIIELNIGSKKYNAILKDVQYHPVSDHILHVDFMQIFDDKPVAIAVPIRITGTSKGVLKGGKLIRKYRKLLIKALPKYLPDEIVVDITKLNINESRKVMEMKLDNIEFLDPPTSIIVSVKSARAVVGDEEEEAHEEGGAAEAASE from the coding sequence ATGAAAACAGTATCAATGAGCGGTTCTCTGAGAGAGAACGTAGGGAAAAAAGATGCTAAGAAACATCGCAGGGAGGGCAATGTTCCCTGTGTGTTGTATGGTGGTGAAGAACAATTCCATTTTGCAATGCCCGAAAGGAGCTTCAAGGACATTATCTTCACCCCTAATAGCTTTATTATCGAATTGAACATCGGCAGCAAGAAGTACAACGCTATTTTGAAAGATGTTCAGTACCATCCGGTGTCGGACCATATCCTTCATGTGGATTTTATGCAGATATTCGACGATAAACCTGTTGCTATTGCCGTGCCGATCAGAATTACAGGAACTTCAAAAGGGGTTCTCAAAGGGGGCAAACTAATCCGTAAATACAGGAAGCTGTTAATTAAAGCCCTTCCTAAGTATCTGCCGGATGAAATTGTGGTTGACATCACAAAACTCAATATAAATGAGTCAAGAAAAGTGATGGAAATGAAGTTGGATAATATTGAGTTTTTAGACCCGCCAACTTCAATTATCGTATCTGTTAAGAGTGCTAGGGCAGTTGTTGGTGACGAGGAGGAGGAAGCCCATGAAGAGGGTGGCGCTGCTGAAGCTGCAAGCGAATAA